In Tachysurus fulvidraco isolate hzauxx_2018 chromosome 3, HZAU_PFXX_2.0, whole genome shotgun sequence, a single window of DNA contains:
- the rb1cc1 gene encoding RB1-inducible coiled-coil protein 1 isoform X1: protein MKLYVFQVNNGSMLTFDTELAVQTVLDLKHAIQAKYKIATQHQVLVVNGGECMVAERRVCSYSAGTDTNPIFLFNKEMILCDRAPTIPKTTFNVENEMEMKVEESLMMPAVFHTVASRTQLAVEMFEVAKKLCSFCERLVHDEHLQHQGWAAIMANLDDCTTSYQKLLSKFDMAYTNYQQDFEDIKLKLTKLGTAVLVMAKIPLLECLTRNSYRESLERSSSPHPRPGDGGDEQGAQTSSQSAILVPTERQQDQKSPSSGDSSSPGRAGSGGTGGLQEVLEEEKDQEETEKTDGPSFNVTLLDWINVQDRPNDVEAVVRKCFDSINRLDPRIIQPFLGECRDTITKLDNQNMKAIKGLEDRLYALDQMIASCKKLVNEQKELAQGFLANQMRAENLKDNSVLPDLCLSHANQLMIMLTNHRKLLDIKQKCTTAKQELANNLQVRLKWCCYVMLHADQNGEKLQALLRLLTELLERVRVVEALSTVPQMYCLAVVEVVRRKMFVKHYREWASALVKDGKNLYEAEKAKRETFGKLFRKSFLRNRLFRGLDSWPSSSFCTRKPRKFDFELPDISLTDLQYLKSCCPAEVQPFLRVPSLCDFEPLKCHREALHQLVQAARSVDEMSQTITDLLSELQVSGSQSAHRPSSECRSETTPTSSRTPPALSIQSPPTQPLSLPAPLEDLSPDSIDAHTFDFETIGHPNMDPVLHQGSLDLDSLAESPESDFMSAVNEFVIEGNVTSPNPISDPTSPEMMVESLYSSVINAIDSKRIQDTTMLERENSRIRTLKLTIDRYRSAAEESQSNMRKVKDDLCHFQGLVLKEQRDFAFALKKMSAEIHGIIDTSRRCREEELSEGHQSELRKLKDDHEKHILRLTDELEGNHKIVRDVQRAMLELEGLVERKEKELAQMEGERERLLQEVRGSHQQAVQELEWNLSERSKALQEALHSRDALAGQLDRLQVEIEQKMRREMENAEKNRLQDLEARLKTEHQAQMEILQRNSQSALDALTVENQARLKELTEAHLTERKEHEWCFKDYEARIGELADARCKLEVEIALKETEMDDLRVQYEEAKNQQEEALKAEMESRTKNLQEQVEALTKQLQKKNEEHDQGLAELRALMRLEKDHCISELVERHDEESTLLRQEFSALKQKSQDAEKDCEERLQEIQHQLEDQIKNLSKARDEDQTAFEDKERDLRAVIGDLQAVNTLLSGQLEQERLEARRAVEEGKDTLLQKEEMEARLLGKIKLLEERQSADKGAAAGESEAGDVSLQQRLDEEKACLLGKLELLEKKKNEELQNLKTSLIAEQQTNFNTVLMREKLKKEQIINELSEKLKKVTLQQEKDKSLIQTLSEDRATILQEKKHLEEELNRLRSAALISSAFFVPNPISVAIETAGACGPVPTEGPVLPALDPERLGSVALLRDDDRVDSAVEASLMTVHDNASMLSEEKQRILMLERTLHMKEEENKRLSQRLMSQSMSSVSSRHSEKIAIRDFQVGDLVLIILDERHDNYVLFTVGPTLYFLHSESLAALDLKPAAGATRRPWVLGKVMEKEYCQAKKAQNRFKVPLGTKFYRVKAVPWNKKV from the exons ATGAAGTTGTACGTGTTCCAGGTCAATAACGGGAGCATGTTGACCTTTGACACCGAACTAGCGGTGCAAAC TGTTCTGGACCTCAAACATGCAATCCAGGCGAAGTACAAGATCGCCACTCAGCATCAGGTGCTGGTGGTTAACGGAGGCGAGTGTATGGTGGCCGAGAGGAGAGTGTGTAGCTACAGTGCAGGCACG GATACGAACCCTATCTTCTTGTTCAACAAAGAGATGATCTTGTGCGACCGCGCGCCAACCATCCCCAAAACCACCTTCAACGTGGAGAACGAGAtggagatgaaggtggaggAATCGCTCATGATGCCGGCCGTGTTCCACACCGTGGCCTCCCGGACGCAGCTCGCCGTG GAAATGTTTGAAGTCGCCAAGAAGCTGTGCTCCTTCTGCGAACGCCTGGTTCATGACGAACACCTTCAGCATCAGGGCTGGGCAGCCATCATGGCCAACCTTGACGACTGCACCACGTCCTATCAGAAGCTGCTGTCGAAATTCGACATGGCCTACACTAATTACCAACAGGATTTTGAAGACATCAAACTGAAGCTGACAAA GCTCGGCACGGCCGTCTTGGTCATGGCTAAAATCCCTCTGCTGGAGTGCCTGACCCGCAACAGCTACAGAGAAAGCCTGGAGAGATCCTCCTCCCCGCATCCCAGACCCGGAGACGGTGGCGATGAACAAGGAGCCCAAACGTCCTCCCAGTCAGCCATCTTGGTCCCTACAGAGCGCCAGCAGGACCAGAAATCTCCCTCTTCAGGAGACTCCTCGTCTCCAGGCCGAGCGGGGAGCGGCGGCACCGGCGGGCTGCAGGAGGTGCTGGAAGAAGAAAAGGATCAGGAGGAGACGGAAAAAACGGATGGTCCGTCGTTTAACGTCACGCTGCTAGACTGGATCAATGTACAGGACCGACCCAATGACGTCGAGGCCGTAGTTAGGAAGTGCTTCGACTCCATCAACAGA CTCGACCCGCGGATTATTCAGCCGTTTCTCGGCGAGTGCCGGGACACTATTACGAAACTGGATAATCAAAACATGAAAGCCATAAAGGGGCTGGAAGACAGATTGTACGCACTCGACCAAATGATCGCCAGCTGCAAAAAGCTAGTGAACGAACAGAAGGAGCTCGCTCAG GGATTTTTAGCCAATCAGATGAGGGCTGAAAACCTGAAGGACAACTCGGTGCTGCCCGACCTGTGTCTGAGTCACGCCAATCAGCTGATGATCATGCTGACCAACCACAGGAAGCTGCTGGACATTAAGCAGAAGTGCACGACTGCCAAACAGGAACTGGCTAACAACCTGCAAGTCCGTCTCAA ATGGTGCTGCTACGTGATGCTGCATGCGGATCAGAATGGCGAGAAGCTACAAGCGCTGCTGCGCCTCCTGACCGAGCTGCTGGAGCGCGTGCGCGTGGTGGAGGCCCTCAGTACCGTCCCACAGATGTACTGCCTGGCCGTGGTGGAGGTGGTGCGCCGGAAAATGTTCGTTAAACACTACAGAGAG TGGGCCAGTGCCCTGGTGAAAGATGGGAAAAACCTCTACGAGGCAGAGAAGGCCAAAAGGGAGACTTTTGGCAAGCTGTTCA GAAAGTCGTTCCTCAGAAATCGCTTGTTCCGTGGACTTGACTCGTGGCCTAGCTCATCATTTTGC ACAAGAAAGCCTCGCAAGTTTGACTTTGAGCTTCCGGATATTTCCCTGACTGACCTGCAGTATCTGAAGAGCTGCTGTCCTGCAGAAGTGCAGCCTTTTCTCAG GGTTCCATCACTATGTGATTTTGAGCCGTTAAAGTGCCACAGAGAAGCTCTTCATCAGTTAGTACAAGCAGCTCGGAGTGTAGACGAGATGTCTCAAACCATCACAGACTTACTGAGCGAactgcag GTTTCTGGTAGCCAGAGTGCACACAGACCCAGCTCGGAATGCAGATCAGAGACCACGCCCACCTCCTCTAGAACCCCGCCCGCGCTCAGTATACAGTCTCCGCCCACTCAGCCGCTCTCCCTTCCAGCTCCGTTAGAAGACCTGTCCCCTGACAGTATAGACGCTCATACGTTTGACTTTGAGACCATAGGACATCCTAATATGGACCCTGTGCTCCATCAGGGTTCTCTGGACCTGGACTCTTTAGCCGAGAGCCCGGAGTCCGACTTCATGTCGGCAGTGAACGAGTTCGTCATCGAAGGGAACGTGACCTCGCCCAATCCCATCAGCGACCCAACAAGTCCCGAGATGATGGTCGAGTCCCTTTACTCCTCGGTCATCAACGCTATAGACAGCAAAAGGATCCAGGATACGACCATGCTTGAGAGAGAGAACTCCAGAATCAGGACCCTCAAGCTGACCATAGACCGGTACCGTTCGGCTGCCGAGGAGTCGCAGAGCAACATGAGGAAAGTTAAGGATGACCTCTGTCATTTCCAGGGACTCGTTCTAAAAGAGCAGCGGGACTTTGCTTTTGCCTTGAAGAAGATGAGCGCAGAAATCCATGGGATAATCGACACCAGTAGACGTTGTCGGGAAGAGGAACTCTCCGAGGGGCACCAGAGCGAGCTCCGAAAGCTGAAGGATGATCACGAAAAGCACATCCTCCGGCTTACCGACGAGCTGGAAGGGAACCACAAGATCGTCCGGGACGTCCAGAGGGCCATGCTCGAGCTCGAAGGGCTTGTggagaggaaagagaaagagctgGCTCAGATGGAAGGCGAGAGGGAGCGCCTGCTGCAGGAGGTACGCGGCAGCCACCAGCAGGCCGTCCAGGAGTTGGAGTGGAACCTTTCCGAGCGCAGCAAGGCACTCCAAGAGGCCCTGCATTCCAGAGACGCTCTTGCCGGCCAGCTCGATCGCCTGCAGGTCGAGATCGAGCAGAAGATGCGCAGAGAAATGGAGAACGCAGAGAAGAACCGTCTCCAAGACTTGGAAGCTCGGTTGAAAACGGAGCACCAAGCGCAAATGGAGATCCTTCAACGCAACAGCCAGAGTGCTCTTGATGCCTTAACCGTTGAGAACCAAGCCAGACTGAAGGAACTCACAGAAGCACACTTGACGGAGCGCAAGGAGCACGAGTGGTGCTTTAAGGACTACGAGGCACGCATCGGCGAGCTGGCCGACGCCCGATGCAAACTCGAAGTGGAAATAGCACTTAAAGAGACTGAGATGGACGACCTGCGCGTGCAATACGAGGAAGCCAAGAACCAGCAGGAGGAGGCACTCAAGGCTGAGATGGAGTCACGGACAAAGAATCTCCAAGAGCAAGTCGAGGCACTGACGAAGCAGCTACAGAAGAAGAACGAGGAGCACGATCAAGGCCTCGCCGAGCTGCGTGCTCTAATGCGCCTCGAGAAGGACCACTGCATCTCCGAGCTGGTGGAGCGGCACGACGAGGAGAGCACGCTGCTGCGACAGGAGTTCTCTGCACTCAAGCAGAAGTCTCAGGACGCCGAGAAGGACTGCGAGGAACGTCTGCAGGAGATCCAGCACCAGCTGGAGGACCAGATCAAAAACTTATCCAAGGCTCGAGACGAGGATCAGACGGCTTTCGAGGATAAAGAGCGAGACTTGCGAGCCGTCATCGGCGACCTGCAGGCCGTAAACACCCTCCTGTCAGGGCAGCTGGAGCAGGAGCGTCTGGAGGCCCGGAGAGCAGTGGAGGAAGGGAAAGACACCTTACTGCAGAAAGAGGAGATGGAAGCGAGGCTGTTGGGAAAAATCAAACTACTTGAGGAAAGACAATCCGCTGACAA AGGAGCCGCGGCTGGAGAAAGCGAAGCCGGGGACGTCTCGTTGCAGCAGAGGCTGGACGAAGAAAAGGCGTGTCTCCTGGGCAAGCTGGAGCTgctggagaagaagaagaatgaggaGCTGCAGAACCTGAAGACCTCACTGATCGCTGAGCAGCAG ACTAATTTCAACACTGTACTGATGCGGGAGAAATTAAAGAAGGAGCAGATCATCAATGAGCTGAGTGAGAAGCTGAAGAAGGTGACGCTACAGCAGGAGAAGGATAAGA GCCTGATCCAGACTCTCTCCGAGGACCGCGCTACCATCCTGCAGGAGAAGAAACACCTAGAGGAGGAGCTGAACCGCCTCCGGAGCGCCGCCCTCATCTCCTCCGCTTTCTTTGTGCCCAATCCCATTTCTGTTGCCATAGAGACGGCCGGAGCGTGCGGCCCCGTTCCCACCGAAGGCCCCGTTCTGCCTGCTCTGGATCCGGAGAGGTTGGGGTCTGTGGCGCTGCTCCGAGACGACGACAGAGTGGACTCTGCTGTCGAAGCGAGCTTGATGACCGTCCA tgataACGCCTCGATGCTGTCAGAGGAGAAACAGCGGATACTGATGTTGGAAAGA ACCCTGCACATGAAAGAAGAGGAGAACAAGAGGCTCAGCCAAAGACTG ATGTCCCAGAGCATGTCGTCCGTGTCCTCCAGGCATTCGGAGAAAATCGCCATTCGAGA TTTTCAGGTCGGTGACTTGGTCCTCATAATCCTCGACGAGCGGCACGATAATTATGTGCTGTTTACGGTCGGCCCCACTCTCTACTTCCTGCACTCGGAGTCTCTCGCTGCACTGGACCTCAAGCCTG CAGCTGGAGCTACGCGGCGACCCTGGGTCCTGGGGAAGGTCATGGAGAAGGAATACTGTCAGgcaaaaaag gCCCAAAATCGCTTCAAAGTTCCTTTGGGCACCAAATTCTACCGAGTTAAAGCCGTGCCATGGAATAAGAAGGTGTAa
- the rb1cc1 gene encoding RB1-inducible coiled-coil protein 1 isoform X2: MKLYVFQVNNGSMLTFDTELAVQTVLDLKHAIQAKYKIATQHQVLVVNGGECMVAERRVCSYSAGTDTNPIFLFNKEMILCDRAPTIPKTTFNVENEMEMKVEESLMMPAVFHTVASRTQLAVEMFEVAKKLCSFCERLVHDEHLQHQGWAAIMANLDDCTTSYQKLLSKFDMAYTNYQQDFEDIKLKLTKLGTAVLVMAKIPLLECLTRNSYRESLERSSSPHPRPGDGGDEQGAQTSSQSAILVPTERQQDQKSPSSGDSSSPGRAGSGGTGGLQEVLEEEKDQEETEKTDGPSFNVTLLDWINVQDRPNDVEAVVRKCFDSINRLDPRIIQPFLGECRDTITKLDNQNMKAIKGLEDRLYALDQMIASCKKLVNEQKELAQGFLANQMRAENLKDNSVLPDLCLSHANQLMIMLTNHRKLLDIKQKCTTAKQELANNLQVRLKWCCYVMLHADQNGEKLQALLRLLTELLERVRVVEALSTVPQMYCLAVVEVVRRKMFVKHYREWASALVKDGKNLYEAEKAKRETFGKLFRKSFLRNRLFRGLDSWPSSSFCTRKPRKFDFELPDISLTDLQYLKSCCPAEVQPFLRVPSLCDFEPLKCHREALHQLVQAARSVDEMSQTITDLLSELQVSGSQSAHRPSSECRSETTPTSSRTPPALSIQSPPTQPLSLPAPLEDLSPDSIDAHTFDFETIGHPNMDPVLHQGSLDLDSLAESPESDFMSAVNEFVIEGNVTSPNPISDPTSPEMMVESLYSSVINAIDSKRIQDTTMLERENSRIRTLKLTIDRYRSAAEESQSNMRKVKDDLCHFQGLVLKEQRDFAFALKKMSAEIHGIIDTSRRCREEELSEGHQSELRKLKDDHEKHILRLTDELEGNHKIVRDVQRAMLELEGLVERKEKELAQMEGERERLLQEVRGSHQQAVQELEWNLSERSKALQEALHSRDALAGQLDRLQVEIEQKMRREMENAEKNRLQDLEARLKTEHQAQMEILQRNSQSALDALTVENQARLKELTEAHLTERKEHEWCFKDYEARIGELADARCKLEVEIALKETEMDDLRVQYEEAKNQQEEALKAEMESRTKNLQEQVEALTKQLQKKNEEHDQGLAELRALMRLEKDHCISELVERHDEESTLLRQEFSALKQKSQDAEKDCEERLQEIQHQLEDQIKNLSKARDEDQTAFEDKERDLRAVIGDLQAVNTLLSGQLEQERLEARRAVEEGKDTLLQKEEMEARLLGKIKLLEERQSADKGAAAGESEAGDVSLQQRLDEEKACLLGKLELLEKKKNEELQNLKTSLIAEQQTNFNTVLMREKLKKEQIINELSEKLKKVTLQQEKDKSLIQTLSEDRATILQEKKHLEEELNRLRSAALISSAFFVPNPISVAIETAGACGPVPTEGPVLPALDPERLGSVALLRDDDRVDSAVEASLMTVHDNASMLSEEKQRILMLERTLHMKEEENKRLSQRLMSQSMSSVSSRHSEKIAIRDFQVGDLVLIILDERHDNYVLFTVGPTLYFLHSESLAALDLKPAGATRRPWVLGKVMEKEYCQAKKAQNRFKVPLGTKFYRVKAVPWNKKV; encoded by the exons ATGAAGTTGTACGTGTTCCAGGTCAATAACGGGAGCATGTTGACCTTTGACACCGAACTAGCGGTGCAAAC TGTTCTGGACCTCAAACATGCAATCCAGGCGAAGTACAAGATCGCCACTCAGCATCAGGTGCTGGTGGTTAACGGAGGCGAGTGTATGGTGGCCGAGAGGAGAGTGTGTAGCTACAGTGCAGGCACG GATACGAACCCTATCTTCTTGTTCAACAAAGAGATGATCTTGTGCGACCGCGCGCCAACCATCCCCAAAACCACCTTCAACGTGGAGAACGAGAtggagatgaaggtggaggAATCGCTCATGATGCCGGCCGTGTTCCACACCGTGGCCTCCCGGACGCAGCTCGCCGTG GAAATGTTTGAAGTCGCCAAGAAGCTGTGCTCCTTCTGCGAACGCCTGGTTCATGACGAACACCTTCAGCATCAGGGCTGGGCAGCCATCATGGCCAACCTTGACGACTGCACCACGTCCTATCAGAAGCTGCTGTCGAAATTCGACATGGCCTACACTAATTACCAACAGGATTTTGAAGACATCAAACTGAAGCTGACAAA GCTCGGCACGGCCGTCTTGGTCATGGCTAAAATCCCTCTGCTGGAGTGCCTGACCCGCAACAGCTACAGAGAAAGCCTGGAGAGATCCTCCTCCCCGCATCCCAGACCCGGAGACGGTGGCGATGAACAAGGAGCCCAAACGTCCTCCCAGTCAGCCATCTTGGTCCCTACAGAGCGCCAGCAGGACCAGAAATCTCCCTCTTCAGGAGACTCCTCGTCTCCAGGCCGAGCGGGGAGCGGCGGCACCGGCGGGCTGCAGGAGGTGCTGGAAGAAGAAAAGGATCAGGAGGAGACGGAAAAAACGGATGGTCCGTCGTTTAACGTCACGCTGCTAGACTGGATCAATGTACAGGACCGACCCAATGACGTCGAGGCCGTAGTTAGGAAGTGCTTCGACTCCATCAACAGA CTCGACCCGCGGATTATTCAGCCGTTTCTCGGCGAGTGCCGGGACACTATTACGAAACTGGATAATCAAAACATGAAAGCCATAAAGGGGCTGGAAGACAGATTGTACGCACTCGACCAAATGATCGCCAGCTGCAAAAAGCTAGTGAACGAACAGAAGGAGCTCGCTCAG GGATTTTTAGCCAATCAGATGAGGGCTGAAAACCTGAAGGACAACTCGGTGCTGCCCGACCTGTGTCTGAGTCACGCCAATCAGCTGATGATCATGCTGACCAACCACAGGAAGCTGCTGGACATTAAGCAGAAGTGCACGACTGCCAAACAGGAACTGGCTAACAACCTGCAAGTCCGTCTCAA ATGGTGCTGCTACGTGATGCTGCATGCGGATCAGAATGGCGAGAAGCTACAAGCGCTGCTGCGCCTCCTGACCGAGCTGCTGGAGCGCGTGCGCGTGGTGGAGGCCCTCAGTACCGTCCCACAGATGTACTGCCTGGCCGTGGTGGAGGTGGTGCGCCGGAAAATGTTCGTTAAACACTACAGAGAG TGGGCCAGTGCCCTGGTGAAAGATGGGAAAAACCTCTACGAGGCAGAGAAGGCCAAAAGGGAGACTTTTGGCAAGCTGTTCA GAAAGTCGTTCCTCAGAAATCGCTTGTTCCGTGGACTTGACTCGTGGCCTAGCTCATCATTTTGC ACAAGAAAGCCTCGCAAGTTTGACTTTGAGCTTCCGGATATTTCCCTGACTGACCTGCAGTATCTGAAGAGCTGCTGTCCTGCAGAAGTGCAGCCTTTTCTCAG GGTTCCATCACTATGTGATTTTGAGCCGTTAAAGTGCCACAGAGAAGCTCTTCATCAGTTAGTACAAGCAGCTCGGAGTGTAGACGAGATGTCTCAAACCATCACAGACTTACTGAGCGAactgcag GTTTCTGGTAGCCAGAGTGCACACAGACCCAGCTCGGAATGCAGATCAGAGACCACGCCCACCTCCTCTAGAACCCCGCCCGCGCTCAGTATACAGTCTCCGCCCACTCAGCCGCTCTCCCTTCCAGCTCCGTTAGAAGACCTGTCCCCTGACAGTATAGACGCTCATACGTTTGACTTTGAGACCATAGGACATCCTAATATGGACCCTGTGCTCCATCAGGGTTCTCTGGACCTGGACTCTTTAGCCGAGAGCCCGGAGTCCGACTTCATGTCGGCAGTGAACGAGTTCGTCATCGAAGGGAACGTGACCTCGCCCAATCCCATCAGCGACCCAACAAGTCCCGAGATGATGGTCGAGTCCCTTTACTCCTCGGTCATCAACGCTATAGACAGCAAAAGGATCCAGGATACGACCATGCTTGAGAGAGAGAACTCCAGAATCAGGACCCTCAAGCTGACCATAGACCGGTACCGTTCGGCTGCCGAGGAGTCGCAGAGCAACATGAGGAAAGTTAAGGATGACCTCTGTCATTTCCAGGGACTCGTTCTAAAAGAGCAGCGGGACTTTGCTTTTGCCTTGAAGAAGATGAGCGCAGAAATCCATGGGATAATCGACACCAGTAGACGTTGTCGGGAAGAGGAACTCTCCGAGGGGCACCAGAGCGAGCTCCGAAAGCTGAAGGATGATCACGAAAAGCACATCCTCCGGCTTACCGACGAGCTGGAAGGGAACCACAAGATCGTCCGGGACGTCCAGAGGGCCATGCTCGAGCTCGAAGGGCTTGTggagaggaaagagaaagagctgGCTCAGATGGAAGGCGAGAGGGAGCGCCTGCTGCAGGAGGTACGCGGCAGCCACCAGCAGGCCGTCCAGGAGTTGGAGTGGAACCTTTCCGAGCGCAGCAAGGCACTCCAAGAGGCCCTGCATTCCAGAGACGCTCTTGCCGGCCAGCTCGATCGCCTGCAGGTCGAGATCGAGCAGAAGATGCGCAGAGAAATGGAGAACGCAGAGAAGAACCGTCTCCAAGACTTGGAAGCTCGGTTGAAAACGGAGCACCAAGCGCAAATGGAGATCCTTCAACGCAACAGCCAGAGTGCTCTTGATGCCTTAACCGTTGAGAACCAAGCCAGACTGAAGGAACTCACAGAAGCACACTTGACGGAGCGCAAGGAGCACGAGTGGTGCTTTAAGGACTACGAGGCACGCATCGGCGAGCTGGCCGACGCCCGATGCAAACTCGAAGTGGAAATAGCACTTAAAGAGACTGAGATGGACGACCTGCGCGTGCAATACGAGGAAGCCAAGAACCAGCAGGAGGAGGCACTCAAGGCTGAGATGGAGTCACGGACAAAGAATCTCCAAGAGCAAGTCGAGGCACTGACGAAGCAGCTACAGAAGAAGAACGAGGAGCACGATCAAGGCCTCGCCGAGCTGCGTGCTCTAATGCGCCTCGAGAAGGACCACTGCATCTCCGAGCTGGTGGAGCGGCACGACGAGGAGAGCACGCTGCTGCGACAGGAGTTCTCTGCACTCAAGCAGAAGTCTCAGGACGCCGAGAAGGACTGCGAGGAACGTCTGCAGGAGATCCAGCACCAGCTGGAGGACCAGATCAAAAACTTATCCAAGGCTCGAGACGAGGATCAGACGGCTTTCGAGGATAAAGAGCGAGACTTGCGAGCCGTCATCGGCGACCTGCAGGCCGTAAACACCCTCCTGTCAGGGCAGCTGGAGCAGGAGCGTCTGGAGGCCCGGAGAGCAGTGGAGGAAGGGAAAGACACCTTACTGCAGAAAGAGGAGATGGAAGCGAGGCTGTTGGGAAAAATCAAACTACTTGAGGAAAGACAATCCGCTGACAA AGGAGCCGCGGCTGGAGAAAGCGAAGCCGGGGACGTCTCGTTGCAGCAGAGGCTGGACGAAGAAAAGGCGTGTCTCCTGGGCAAGCTGGAGCTgctggagaagaagaagaatgaggaGCTGCAGAACCTGAAGACCTCACTGATCGCTGAGCAGCAG ACTAATTTCAACACTGTACTGATGCGGGAGAAATTAAAGAAGGAGCAGATCATCAATGAGCTGAGTGAGAAGCTGAAGAAGGTGACGCTACAGCAGGAGAAGGATAAGA GCCTGATCCAGACTCTCTCCGAGGACCGCGCTACCATCCTGCAGGAGAAGAAACACCTAGAGGAGGAGCTGAACCGCCTCCGGAGCGCCGCCCTCATCTCCTCCGCTTTCTTTGTGCCCAATCCCATTTCTGTTGCCATAGAGACGGCCGGAGCGTGCGGCCCCGTTCCCACCGAAGGCCCCGTTCTGCCTGCTCTGGATCCGGAGAGGTTGGGGTCTGTGGCGCTGCTCCGAGACGACGACAGAGTGGACTCTGCTGTCGAAGCGAGCTTGATGACCGTCCA tgataACGCCTCGATGCTGTCAGAGGAGAAACAGCGGATACTGATGTTGGAAAGA ACCCTGCACATGAAAGAAGAGGAGAACAAGAGGCTCAGCCAAAGACTG ATGTCCCAGAGCATGTCGTCCGTGTCCTCCAGGCATTCGGAGAAAATCGCCATTCGAGA TTTTCAGGTCGGTGACTTGGTCCTCATAATCCTCGACGAGCGGCACGATAATTATGTGCTGTTTACGGTCGGCCCCACTCTCTACTTCCTGCACTCGGAGTCTCTCGCTGCACTGGACCTCAAGCCTG CTGGAGCTACGCGGCGACCCTGGGTCCTGGGGAAGGTCATGGAGAAGGAATACTGTCAGgcaaaaaag gCCCAAAATCGCTTCAAAGTTCCTTTGGGCACCAAATTCTACCGAGTTAAAGCCGTGCCATGGAATAAGAAGGTGTAa